A window of the Brassica napus cultivar Da-Ae chromosome C5, Da-Ae, whole genome shotgun sequence genome harbors these coding sequences:
- the LOC106450746 gene encoding stigma-specific STIG1-like protein 1, whose amino-acid sequence MNTFKISHFVLVILMVLAIGITLSEPLRVEANHRDRYGRLIASTRGRKGWSRTSAAMTCDKSPRVCRLKGSSGRACCRKRCVDLRTNKLNCGRCGKSCQYSEICCNGYCVNPMFDKRHCGGCFKKCNKGRSCAYGMCSYA is encoded by the coding sequence ATGAATACATTCAAGATATCCCATTTCGTTTTGGTGATCCTAATGGTTTTAGCCATTGGTATAACACTTAGTGAACCGCTAAGGGTTGAGGCGAACCACAGAGACAGATATGGTCGGTTGATAGCCTCTACACGGGGGAGAAAAGGTTGGAGCCGTACAAGTGCAGCAATGACATGTGACAAAAGCCCCCGAGTATGTCGTCTCAAAGGAAGTTCAGGCCGTGCTTGCTGTCGTAAGAGGTGTGTGGACTTGAGGACCAACAAATTGAACTGTGGAAGGTGTGGGAAAAGCTGTCAATACTCGGAGATTTGTTGCAACGGGTATTGTGTAAACCCAATGTTTGATAAGAGACATTGTGGAGGTTGCTTTAAGAAGTGCAACAAAGGGAGATCGTGTGCCTATGGAATGTGCAGCTATGCTTAA
- the LOC106450745 gene encoding putative pectate lyase 2 — protein MIVYCLAHIYVVYIYICSHIVQIKRLHLQAKMASLLLTVSLLFAAFSYPLVEAAYYSNSYYTTPKPLLNPIDSCWRRNPNWASNRRALADCAVGFGKAAIGGKYGSVYVVTNPSDNPENPRPGTLRHAVIQSKPLWITFARDMVIVLQNELIMNSYKTIDGRGAKVEIAYGACITVQHLNHIIIHGISIHDCKPGKSGRVRSSPTHIGSRKGSDGDAIAIFDSSHIWIDHCFFSRCQDGLIDVLHASTAVTISNNYFTQHDKVMLLGHNDNNVEDRIMRVTIAFNHFGPGLIERMPRVRLGYAHIANNRYEKWQMYAIGGSANPTIFSEGNYFVASDDPSKKQVTKRIESGYDSKRWKWRTSKDVFKNGAYFVQSGYGTVTPLYGRAEWFPVSHGSLVPSLTSSAGPLRCYSGRTC, from the exons ATGATTGTATATTGTCTAGCTCATATATATgtcgtgtatatatatatttgctcACACATAGTTCAAATCAAGCGTCTCCATCTTCAAGCAAAAATGGCTTCTCTTTTGTTAACAGTTTCACTTCTCTTTGCAGCTTTCTCTTATCCTCTTGTAGAGGCTGCTTATTATAGTAATAGTTACTACACCACCCCAAAACCATTACTAAACCCAATCGATTCTTGCTGGCGTAGAAACCCTAACTGGGCATCTAACCGCCGCGCTCTAGCCGATTGCGCGGTTGGGTTCGGTAAAGCCGCAATAGGGGGCAAATACGGGTCAGTCTACGTGGTTACAAACCCATCGGACAACCCTGAAAACCCTAGACCTGGAACCCTAAGGCACGCCGTGATTCAATCTAAACCGCTATGGATCACATTCGCACGTGACATGGTCATAGTGTTGCAAAACGAGCTCATCATGAACAGCTACAAGACTATCGACGGAAGAGGAGCCAAGGTGGAAATCGCATACGGGGCATGCATAACGGTCCAACATTTGAACCATATCATTATACATGGGATAAGTATCCATGATTGTAAACCGGGTAAGTCGGGTCGGGTGCGCAGCAGTCCGACCCATATTGGAAGTAGGAAAGGATCGGACGGTGACGCAATCGCCATATTTGATTCTTCACATATTTGGATCGATCATTGTTTCTTTTCTCGGTGTCAAGATGGTTTGATCGATGTGCTTCATGCTTCGACGGCCGTCACTATTTCTAATAATTACTTCACACAGCACGATAAA GTGATGTTGCTCGGCCATAATGACAATAATGTGGAAGATCGGATTATGCGAGTTACAATTGCATTCAACCATTTTGGACCGGGTCTCATTGAGAGAATGCCTAG AGTGAGGCTAGGGTATGCGCATATAGCTAACAATAGATACGAGAAGTGGCAAATGTATGCAATCGGAGGAAGTGCTAATCCAACTATCTTCAGCGAAGGCAACTACTTCGTTGCTTCTGATGACCCTAGCAAAAAACAG gtgacaaagagaatagaaAGCGGATATGATTCGAAAAGGTGGAAATGGAGAACATCAAAAGACGTTTTCAAGAACGGAGCTTACTTCGTGCAGTCTGGATACGGAACCGTCACGCCGTTGTACGGAAGAGCAGAGTGGTTTCCGGTGTCCCACGGCTCTCTCGTCCCTTCTCTCACTTCCTCCGCCGGCCCTCTCCGTTGCTACTCCGGCAGGACTTGctga
- the LOC125587466 gene encoding putative pectate lyase 2: MASFFLIVSLLFALFFSPLVESQNPIDSCWRTNPNWESNRPALAGCAVGFGKYAAGGKDGSIYVVTSSEDDPESPSPGTLRHAVIQTEPLWITFEHDMGIVLKNELIMNSNKTIDGRGAKVEIANGPCITIQHVSHVIIHGISIHHCKPGKSGLVRSTPTHIGRRQGSDGDAISVFNSSNVWIDHCYFSQSEDGLIDVVLGSTAVTISNSYFTQHDKVSISIYIKL; encoded by the coding sequence ATGGCTTCTTTCTTCTTAATAGTTTCACTTCTCTTTGCACTATTCTTCTCTCCTCTTGTTGAGTCACAAAATCCAATCGATTCTTGCTGGCGTACAAACCCTAACTGGGAATCAAACCGTCCTGCCCTAGCCGGTTGCGCGGTGGGATTCGGAAAATACGCGGCTGGGGGCAAAGACGGGTCGATCTATGTGGTCACAAGCTCAGAAGACGACCCTGAAAGCCCTAGCCCTGGAACCCTACGACATGCCGTGATCCAGACCGAGCCGCTATGGATCACATTCGAACATGACATGGGCATAGTGTTGAAAAACGAGCTCATCATGAACAGCAACAAGACCATTGACGGAAGAGGAGCAAAAGTGGAAATCGCGAACGGACCATGCATCACGATCCAACACGTGAGCCATGTCATTATACATGGTATAAGTATCCACCACTGCAAACCGGGTAAATCGGGTTTGGTACGGAGCACTCCGACTCATATTGGTAGACGGCAAGGATCGGACGGTGATGCAATCTCCGTGTTTAATTCGTCAAATGTTTGGATCGATCATTGTTACTTTTCCCAGTCTGAAGATGGATTGATCGATGTGGTACTTGGTTCTACTGCCGTCACTATTTCTAATAGTTACTTCACTCAGCATGATAAAGTAAGTATATCTATATACATTAAGTTGTAA